The following are encoded in a window of Platichthys flesus chromosome 19, fPlaFle2.1, whole genome shotgun sequence genomic DNA:
- the LOC133974678 gene encoding probable global transcription activator SNF2L2, whose amino-acid sequence MKRLAARRYAGLLILSPAAAADPGSPPADRAQPEAGENGSLENMEEDISLKKRKGDHHGERVLQAAQETVEKVKRKRGRPPAEKLPPNPPELTRTLNTLVDMVINYKDGLGRQISKGFVQLPSRKEAPEYYELIRKPVDFRRIRERVRNHKYRSVGDLEKDIFLLCHNAQTYNLEGSQIYEDSIVIKSVFESARQRIVTDEEQKETVSTSHSDNGGRAEDQFVPSAGKPLPVQLKKGTKEERSRNTMAKRLHSDLDSDEDLEANTTKDEG is encoded by the exons atgaagagACTCGCAGCTCGCCGCTATGCTGGTTTGCTAATTCTCTCCCCCGCCGCCGCAGCCGATCCTGGGAGCCCGCCCGCAGACCGCGCTCAG CCTGAGGCAGGAGAGAACGGTTCGCtggagaacatggaggaggacatCAGCCTAAAGAAACGTAAAGGTGATCACCATGGGGAGAGAGTGCTGCAGGCCGCGCAGGAAACCGTCGAGAAGGTGAAAAGGAAGCGAGGCCGCCCGCCAGCAGAGAAACTGCCTCCGAATCCACCTGAGCTCAccagaacactgaacacgctgGTCGACATGGTGATCAACTACAAGGACGG GTTGGGTCGGCAGATCAGTAAAGGCTTTGTGCAGCTTCCCTCCCGGAAGGAGGCACCTGAGTACTACGAGCTGATCCGGAAGCCTGTGGACTTCAGGAGGATCAGG GAACGTGTGCGCAATCACAAGTACAGAAGTGTGGGGGATCTGGAGAAGGACATTTTCCTCCTGTGTCACAATGCTCAGACTTATAACCTGGAAGGATCTCAG ATCTATGAGGATTCAATTGTTATTAAGTCTGTTTTCGAGAGCGCGAGACAGAGAATTGTCACAGAcgaggagcagaaggagacgGTTAGCACCAGTCACAGTGATAATGGCGGCAGAGCTGAAGACCAGTTTGTTCCATCAGCAG GGAAACCACTACCAGTCCAGCTAAAGAAGGGCACtaaggaggagagaagcagaaATACAATGGCCAAAAGGCTCCACAGTGATTTAGACAGTGATGAGGATCTAGAGGCTAACACCACAAAGGATGAAGGGTGA